A window from Diachasmimorpha longicaudata isolate KC_UGA_2023 chromosome 5, iyDiaLong2, whole genome shotgun sequence encodes these proteins:
- the LOC135162372 gene encoding zinc finger E-box-binding homeobox 1, which translates to MQPDRRVSSKNRLPSRGSTSHRSASGPDSSINCPSSALKGTGASGMDLTETFPAGGVPGDDLGKTDYFDFVVSPPPHCGSTGGVSDEDSYLHRTTCRGMSYLQDSRHDDHDTHTSSFIKETNNNTLTALPPASTLIGAMNHHGVRNHCVSTEVPMEQSDCDYWNTDDSKEQTASIFLEDLNKFCWSTEATPTSHSDVPTTDNSHRITTANDRQNTDGAIYTLTVLNNENSIDALDCCKSPTAPSTDSWSLRPNLDLDAILSLEPSPSDQDHDVQSSVDQTRTTERYHVIATPSSQYADDSGFVESKELCRQSNPSGDNNNDWKLSDQNQLQEAVAAAAADNAESLLRSALTGKIYTGSTQIPSPSPSQGSTISLSVSSNASGGLQILDHQGQGQSQQPPQESQNEAMHACTDDDLLLSQLASAPFRPGEYEKLKSIENEVVESYCSLEPVCNVSSAPTVLYTLDPQSGSLGTITLPADLGTVTVVAAQQDLLSQTTTRTEEAQPTSNQIQIAPARSSTKAPKKYCRRSNKNSANSNGSSGNTSGNGTSGQGNGSGSPSSVQRKERSLHYCSICSKGFKDKYSVNVHIRTHTGEKPFACNMCGKSFRQKAHLAKHYQTHMAANKTNVGNGNSSSNSNSSPSDTSRGNHSGDSAVCNPSS; encoded by the coding sequence ATGCAACCAGACCGCAGAGTATCCTCCAAAAATCGTCTTCCATCGCGAGGCTCTACCAGCCATCGATCTGCATCAGGACCAGACAGCAGCATAAATTGTCCATCTTCAGCACTGAAGGGCACTGGCGCAAGTGGTATGGACCTGACGGAGACGTTTCCGGCGGGTGGTGTTCCCGGTGATGACCTAGGGAAGACAGACTACTTCGATTTCGTTGTGTCTCCTCCGCCGCACTGCGGCTCAACGGGCGGTGTCTCGGACGAGGATAGTTACCTCCACCGAACCACCTGTCGAGGTATGAGTTACCTGCAGGACAGCCGTCACGATGACCACGACACTCACACATCATCCTTCATCAAAGAAACCAACAACAACACCTTAACAGCATTACCACCCGCATCAACGTTGATAGGAGCAATGAACCATCATGGCGTTCGCAATCACTGCGTCAGTACAGAGGTTCCAATGGAACAATCTGACTGCGACTACTGGAACACGGATGACAGTAAGGAACAGACAGCTAGCATATTCCTGGAGGACCTCAACAAATTTTGCTGGTCAACAGAAGCCACACCAACAAGTCACTCCGACGTCCCAACCACCGACAACTCTCACCGCATCACAACTGCCAATGACCGACAGAATACAGACGGCGCCATTTACACATTAACTGTATTAAACAATGAGAATTCGATAGACGCCTTGGACTGTTGCAAAAGTCCAACAGCCCCGTCAACCGATTCCTGGTCCCTCCGGCCAAACCTTGACCTCGACGCAATTCTCAGTCTGGAGCCGAGTCCCAGCGATCAAGATCATGACGTCCAGAGTTCCGTCGATCAAACCAGAACTACCGAGAGGTACCACGTGATAGCGACACCATCGTCGCAGTACGCTGACGACAGTGGTTTCGTCGAGAGCAAGGAATTATGCAGGCAGTCAAATCCTTCGGGCGATAATAACAACGATTGGAAGCTGTCCGACCAGAATCAGCTGCAGGAAGCGGTGGCTGCAGCTGCTGCTGATAATGCCGAGAGCCTCCTCAGGAGTGCCCTCACGGGGAAGATCTACACAGGATCCACGCAGATACCCTCACCCTCTCCATCCCAAGGATCAACGATCTCCTTATCAGTCTCGAGTAACGCCAGCGGTGGTCTTCAGATTCTCGATCATCAGGGCCAAGGGCAATCCCAACAGCCACCCCAGGAGTCACAGAACGAAGCCATGCACGCCTGCACGGACGATGATCTCCTGTTATCTCAATTGGCGAGTGCCCCATTCCGACCCGGTGAGTACGAGAAACTCAAGAGCATTGAGAACGAGGTGGTAGAGTCCTACTGCAGTTTGGAGCCAGTCTGCAACGTATCCTCAGCCCCAACAGTCCTCTATACACTAGATCCTCAAAGTGGTAGTTTGGGTACGATAACGTTGCCGGCCGATTTGGGAACGGTAACGGTGGTCGCAGCCCAACAGGATTTGCTGTCACAGACAACAACGAGAACCGAGGAGGCCCAGCCCACCAGTAATCAGATACAAATAGCACCGGCAAGGTCCAGTACAAAGGCACCCAAAAAATATTGCAGAAGGTCCAACAAGAACAGTGCCAATAGCAACGGTTCCTCAGGCAATACTTCCGGCAATGGTACCAGCGGACAGGGGAATGGTTCAGGATCACCAAGCTCTGTTCAACGAAAGGAAAGATCCCTACACTACTGCAGTATCTGCAGTAAAGGCTTCAAGGACAAGTACAGTGTCAATGTTCACATCAGAACGCACACCGGGGAGAAACCTTTTGCCTGCAATATGTGCGGTAAAAGCTTCAGGCAAAAGGCACATCTTGCCAAACACTACCAGACACACATGGCCGCCAATAAAACTAATGTTGGAAATGgcaacagcagcagcaacagcaACTCAAGTCCCTCAGACACATCACGAGGAAATCACAGTGGTGATTCAGCCGTTTGTAATCCATCGAGTTAG
- the LOC135162381 gene encoding tumor protein D54 isoform X1 — protein sequence MKDDSSETRENNSSDLSSKRPCHEHGDDCPSENEREFESLEYEEDVYYSKLAATPSFDDIDELSISEEIVMHCWKDSNCELDEIVVDDTDLIFVEGKEGSRRMRRSIRIIFQELSKSYLEKISRGQRRLMERLKGEDALHSGLNSGLNSPSMDNIANELAGMTPEQQEEQKEEWRRELAKVEEEIQTLRHVLSSKVRVSQELKRKLGITVWKDITDDVNQGIRNVKESQVYQNVGEKLGHFTRAVSENSLFQRTESVCKQAAGLTTSILGGFGSGITMKLGQMRNSDSFRSLEEKVGSAYENVKGKVTPSRSASTQSFDEALREAEASRRASGVPSVATSPTIPEEKPLS from the exons ATGAAGGACGACAGTTCAGAGACACGTGAGAATAACTCGAGTGATTTGTCATCAAAGAGACCCTGTCACGAGCACGGTGATGACTGTCCTAGTGAGAACGAACGGGAATTCGAATCACTCGAGTACGAGGAGGACGTCTATTACTCGAAATTAGCTGCAACACCTAGTTTCGATGATATCGATGAACTCAGTATCAGTGAGGAGATAGTTATGCATTGTTGGAAAGATTCTAATTGTGAACTTGATGAAATTGTCGTCGATGACACGGATCTCATTTTTGTCGAGGGAAAGGAGGGGAGTAGAAGGATGAGGAGATCTATTAGGATTATTTTTCAGGAATTGTCCAAGTCGTATTTGGAGAAGATCAGCAGGGGACAGAGGAGACTTATGGAACGCCTGAAAG GAGAGGACGCTCTGCACTCGGGATTAAACTCGGGATTAAATTCACCGTCGATGGATAATATTGCGAATGAGCTTGCGGGGATGACGCCCGAGCAGCAGGAGGAACAGAAGGAGGAGTGGAGACGCGAATTAGCCAAG GTAGAAGAAGAGATACAAACCCTGAGACATGTACTATCAAGCAAGGTCAGAGTGTCACAGGAGTTGAAACGTAAGTTAGGGATCACTGTCTGGAAGGATATAACGGACGACGTTAATCAGGGTATTCGCAACGTCAAGGAAAGCCAGGT TTATCAGAACGTCGGTGAGAAACTCGGTCACTTCACCAGGGCGGTCTCCGAAAACAGTTT ATTCCAGAGAACAGAGTCAGTGTGCAAACAAGCTGCTGGACTCACCACCAGTATTTTAGGCGGTTTCGGCAGTGGAATTACAATGAAACTTGGGCAGATGCGTAACTCCGACAGTTTCCGATCACTCGAGGAGAAAGTGGGATCTGCCTATGAAAATGTGAAG GGCAAAGTAACTCCATCGAGATCAGCATCAACCCAGAGCTTCGACGAGGCCCTGAGGGAGGCAGAGGCCTCCAGACGTGCCTCTGGAGTCCCATCAGTTGCCACAAGCCCCACAATTCCCGAAGAGAAACCATTGTCATAG
- the LOC135162381 gene encoding uncharacterized protein LOC135162381 isoform X2, translated as MKDDSSETRENNSSDLSSKRPCHEHGDDCPSENEREFESLEYEEDVYYSKLAATPSFDDIDELSISEEIVMHCWKDSNCELDEIVVDDTDLIFVEGKEGSRRMRRSIRIIFQELSKSYLEKISRGQRRLMERLKGEDALHSGLNSGLNSPSMDNIANELAGMTPEQQEEQKEEWRRELAKVEEEIQTLRHVLSSKVRVSQELKRKLGITVWKDITDDVNQGIRNVKESQVFQRTESVCKQAAGLTTSILGGFGSGITMKLGQMRNSDSFRSLEEKVGSAYENVKGKVTPSRSASTQSFDEALREAEASRRASGVPSVATSPTIPEEKPLS; from the exons ATGAAGGACGACAGTTCAGAGACACGTGAGAATAACTCGAGTGATTTGTCATCAAAGAGACCCTGTCACGAGCACGGTGATGACTGTCCTAGTGAGAACGAACGGGAATTCGAATCACTCGAGTACGAGGAGGACGTCTATTACTCGAAATTAGCTGCAACACCTAGTTTCGATGATATCGATGAACTCAGTATCAGTGAGGAGATAGTTATGCATTGTTGGAAAGATTCTAATTGTGAACTTGATGAAATTGTCGTCGATGACACGGATCTCATTTTTGTCGAGGGAAAGGAGGGGAGTAGAAGGATGAGGAGATCTATTAGGATTATTTTTCAGGAATTGTCCAAGTCGTATTTGGAGAAGATCAGCAGGGGACAGAGGAGACTTATGGAACGCCTGAAAG GAGAGGACGCTCTGCACTCGGGATTAAACTCGGGATTAAATTCACCGTCGATGGATAATATTGCGAATGAGCTTGCGGGGATGACGCCCGAGCAGCAGGAGGAACAGAAGGAGGAGTGGAGACGCGAATTAGCCAAG GTAGAAGAAGAGATACAAACCCTGAGACATGTACTATCAAGCAAGGTCAGAGTGTCACAGGAGTTGAAACGTAAGTTAGGGATCACTGTCTGGAAGGATATAACGGACGACGTTAATCAGGGTATTCGCAACGTCAAGGAAAGCCAGGT ATTCCAGAGAACAGAGTCAGTGTGCAAACAAGCTGCTGGACTCACCACCAGTATTTTAGGCGGTTTCGGCAGTGGAATTACAATGAAACTTGGGCAGATGCGTAACTCCGACAGTTTCCGATCACTCGAGGAGAAAGTGGGATCTGCCTATGAAAATGTGAAG GGCAAAGTAACTCCATCGAGATCAGCATCAACCCAGAGCTTCGACGAGGCCCTGAGGGAGGCAGAGGCCTCCAGACGTGCCTCTGGAGTCCCATCAGTTGCCACAAGCCCCACAATTCCCGAAGAGAAACCATTGTCATAG